The DNA segment TCTTTAACTTATGCCCACctgttttttaacatagggggggtatacttagccccctgtatttaacatagggggtttatctttgcccctgtattttaacatagggggatGTTTACTttaccccctgtatttaacatgggggtgtacTTATACCCTGTAttgttaacataggggggtgtatacttatgccccgtattttaacataggggagGGTGTTTTNNNNNNNNNNNNNNNNNNNNNNNNNaaatacacacacacacacaatccaatACCTTCAACATCCTAGAGTCACATGGTAGTTACGATTTGCTTAGCTATAAATGGTTGTTTACTTCTGTCATTGAGAGCTGATCCTTATGGAAAGGTTCCCTGATTCTTCTATGTAGTGTGAAGGTGTGTGATCGATTGGCgtatccttttttttcttgcgatgtgtgtgtgtgtgtgtgtgtgtgtgtgtgtggtgtgtgttgtgtgttgtggtgtgtttgtgttgtctttgtgttgggTGGGGGTTGTGGGGTGGGTATGTACAACTACAAAGGCCAAGGTTGAACTTATCAGGATGTCTAGTATCCTGATTCCATTGAAAACTGACTAAATAATAACCTGGCCTTAAAAAACTACCTCATCTTGAGGATTtaaacataggggtgtatactgaATCCCTGTATTTACATGGTCTCATGTGCCCTTATTTTAACAGTGGGGAGGTAGTTACTTATTGCACCCttatttaacatggggggtgtatacttattgcccctgtattttaccataggggggtgtatattatgccccgtttaacataggggggtgtcaCTAATGccgccctgtattttaacataggggtgtatacttatgccccctgtattttaacataggggggtgtttacTTTCCCCCTTAAtcgcccctgtattttaacagggGGGTGTAttctatgccccctgtattttaacatgggggtgtaacttatgccccctgttaTGTTTAACTACCCCCTAGGGGCCCCCTGGTGTCTACGATTCTGCCCCctgttttttaacataggggtggtGTCTAATATGCCCCCTGTATTAAATAGGGGGTgatatgcccctgtattttaacatatggGGGATGTTACGTTaccctgtatttaacatggggggtgtatacttatccctgtatttaacataggggggtgtatacttatgccccgtattttaacataggggggggttTACTTAGCCCgatttacataggggggtgttattAGCCTGTATTAAGgaagaaaacatttaattatttacgaACTCTTTCTTGTCAAAGAAAAATGGTGGGGATTTGGCTCctttttaattaaggccttgagatcaatttccaaagaggtttttcttttatgtctttttattacAACTTACGccctgggtgtgtaaacgtaTAACCAGCACCGTAGATGCTCAAGTAAAGATGATCGCATAAGTAATCGGATATAAACACGTGACATTATATAAATATTGTGTGATAGACATGTGCACTTACACTCGGGCAAGTCGTCACAGCAGTCGATATCCAGACGAACACATCCTCGGACCCCGGGAGACCATCACGGCTGAGGCTGATTGACGACCATCCTGGAAAGTATGGTGGCTCCTAAGAACCAGATGTAGAGTTCAGGGTCATTGTTTTTCTCATATCTCCGAATGCTTTGGGGGTAAAGCCCAGAACTTTACTCATAGGGCATGCGTGAAAGGAGTATTAGTATAtaagtaattaaaaatgtaaaaaataaaatttttataatATATTCATGGTAAATTGCTGAACCCATCGTTGTCCcctgttgtcccatgttgttccctcccctcctcatgttgtccccatgttgtccccatgttgtctcatgttgtcctcatgtggtcccCATGTTGTCACCATGTCTGTCCTTTCTCATGTTCTTGTTTAATTCCCCATAAGAAACCTAATGATTCTCACACACGCTCTGTGCAAGTACAAATCTTCGTACTTTTCATTAATATTTGGGGACGTTattcaatttatagcatttgtaaaaacacaaattgaagTACAATGTGACATATTCCATCTGGATATATCCATCAACAGTCCATTCCCTTAATTTGAGTgcctcaataattcctaatttctgcttttcctaACTCACATTGTACTATAATTTCCTTAAAATGAGGTTTATGTGGACCATAAGTccaaaaataatctgtaaaaCTAAGTTTAACAAGTAGTGTTGCCAGGTGTTGTTCAAAGACGTCAaagaaaaaattgataaaaaaattgtttaaaatgatgaaaaaagagacaaaaaattaaaaacaatgagGGTGTAAAAAGCGTCAACGCAAAAGTGGAGACTTTTCAATGTAGGACGGGAAGCGACACACAGGTCAAAAGCCAATGTCACAAATGCTTCACAAAAAACCTGAAGTACTTACATTACTAGACATCATTACATTCAGCCTTAAAGTCCATCACATGCCACACACCCAAGCTCAGCAGGTTAAGTGGAAAAAAGCAGACAGATTGGTAAGCGCTCCTCAGTCTGGGCTGCAAGGACCAGGAGGTTTCGCTCCCATGTCCATGTAGTTGTCTTCTTAACGAGTTTTcatcatatgtgtaaaactcaTGTTACAAAAATGAAGTGCACAGTTTAGATGACAGTGGCCGCTCTTACTGGAGTAACGCTAGATTGATCTCAGCGATGTATTATCAAGCTCACCTAGTTTAAATCTACCCGAGTTAAGATCTCCACCCAAGCATGTTAAAGTCTTACTGATTAAGTCTACCTGTGGTTAAATTTTAGCTGATTAAAGTCTCCACTAGTCAAATTCTCACCCTGAGTTATAAGTCTTACTGGTGTTACTTAAAAGGTCTTACCTGTGTTAAGAGTTACCTGAGTTAAAGTCTTAGCCGAGTTAAAAGTCTACCTGAGTTAAGTTGACCGTGAGGTTAAAGTCTTATGAGCTTAGAAGTTCTTCCGCTAGGTAAAGTCTACTGCTGGTAAAGCTACCGGTAGTTAGAGTCGTACCCGAGTTAAGTTCTCACCTGGGTAAAGTCTGACCGAGTTAAGTCTCACGCAGTTAGAAGTCTTACTGCAGTATTTAAAGTCTTACCTGAGTTAAGCGTACTGTGTTAAGTTTAACCTGAATTACGTCTCACCGGTCAAGTCTCACCTGAGTTAACGTCTTACTGACTTAAAGTCATTACGGTTGTTACAATCTATCCCTGGTTTACCTAGCAGTCTTCCACTGAGTTAAAGTCTTACCTAGTTAAAGTCTTACCTGAGTAAGCACTAGTAAAACGTCCCGGTAAGTACCTGTTTAAAGTCTTACCGCGTTAAGTTTAGTCTCCTGAGTTGCTTCGTTAAAGTCTACCTTGAGGTAAAGTCTTACTCGGTTAAAGTTTACTGTTCTAGTCTCACCGTTTGCGGTTTAAGTCTTACCTGTAGTCATCTGTTAAAGTTCTTCCTGTGTGTAAAGTTACTGTGTTACCGTCTTCTGACGTTACATGTGTGACACCTGCGTTAACGGCTATTGCTTCCGCCATACAAGTCTACTGCCGCGTGTGTTTACGAGTTAATGTCTCCAGGTAAAGTCTTACGACTTCACAGTGTGCGCTGTGTAAGCTTACCGCGTTAAGCGTTCTAGTTGTGTGAGAGGCTGTTTCTCACTTCTGAGTGCTTACACCCAGCTCGTGGGGCAGCGTGTAGTGTAGAAAGTGATCACTGGGTAGAAGTGTGCTTTTACCTGCAGGGTAAGTGTGCTCACTTCTGGGGTTAAAGtcgtacatgtgtgtgtaagagtCTTACCTGAGTAAAAGTCCTCCCTGAAGTTAATGAGACCCGCGCCCGCCACCGGGTAACACGCCGAGCGCACTGCATGTGTTAAAAGTCTTACCTGCGGTTAAGTGTCCTGAACCAACGGTGTAAGTCTCCGCTGACGAGTTCACCAAGTCTTTACCGAGTGAcgacttatgcccctgtattttaacataggggggtgtttacttatgccccctgtattttaaggaagaacatttaattatttacgatacattattctttgtcaaagaaaattggtgggatttgtcctcattttttaattaaggcattgagatcaatttccaaaagaggtttttcttttattcctttttttagtcaacttacgCCTGGGCGTGTAAACGTATAACCAGCACCGTAGATGCTCAAAGTAAAGATGATCGCATAAGTAATCGGATAAACACGTGacattatataaatatttgATGTTATAGACATGTGCACTTACACTCGGGCACGTCGTCACAGCAGTCGCATATCCCAGACGACCACTCCTCGGACTCCCGGGAGACCATCACCGGCTGAGGCTGATTGACGACCATCCTGGAAGTCATGGTGGCTCCTAAAGAACCAGGATGTAGAGTTCagggtcattttttttctcatatccCAGAATGCTTTTGGTGGTAAAGCCAGAACTTACTTCATAGTGCATGCGTGAAAGGCTAAGTATTTAGTATCTAAgtaattataaaaatgtaaaaaatataatttttatataatatttcaTGGTAAATTGCTtgaacccccatgttgtccccatgttgtccccatgttgtccccatgttgtcctcatgttgtccccatgtgtccccATGTCGCCGTCCCTATCTATATGGTNNNNNNNNNNNNNNNNNNNNNNNNNNNNNNNNNNNNNNNNNNNNNNNNNNNNNNNNNNNNNNNNNNNttaattccacacaacgctctttgccaagtacaaatctctactttcattaattttggggacgtcttattcaattttatagcatttgaaaaaacaaattgaagtaaaagttgacatattccagtctgtgattatccatcaacatccattcctttaattNNNNNNNNNNNNNNNNNNNNNNNNNNNNNNNNNNNNNNNNNNNNNNNNNNNNNNNNNNNNNNNNNNNNNNNNNNNNNNNNNNNNNNNNNNNNNNNNNNNNNNNNNNNNNNNNNNNNNNNNNNNNNNNNNNNNNNNNNNNNNNNNNNNNNNNNNNNNNNNNNNNagaaaaaaaattgtcaaaagtgatgaaaaaagagacaaaaaattaaaaacaatgattaaaaagcgtcaacaaaagggATGATTTTCAATgtcgacgggaagacgacacgagggtcaAAGCCAAGTTCACAAAAtgcttcacaaaaaaaactgaatacatTCATTACGAGACaatcattacattacattataatCATCACATGACACAAACACCAAGCTCAGACAGGTTAAAGATGATAAAAAGCAGCATGTATGTGTAAATGCTCCTCAGCATGGGCTCCAAGGACCAGGAGGTTTCCTCCCCATGTCCATGTAGTTGTCTGTCTTACACGTTTCATCATCATGTTAAAAactcatgttaaaaaaatgaagtgtCACAATTTTAGATGACATGGCCGGCTCTTCCTGGAGTAACGCTAGATTTATTCCAGCTATGAGTTAAAGTCTCACCTGAGTTAAAGTCTTACCCGAGTTANNNNNNNNNNCCCGAGTTAAAGTCTTACCTGAGTTAAAGTCTTACCTGTGTTAAAGTTTAACCTGAATTAAAGTCTCACCTGAGTCAAAGTCTCACCTGAGTTAAAGTCTTACTTGACTTAAAGTCTTNNNNNNNNNNNNNNNNNNNNNNNNNNNNNNNNNNNNNNNNNNNNNNNNNNNNNNNNNNNNNNNNNNTTACCTGAGTTAAAGTCTTACCTGAGTTAAAGTCTTACCCGAGTTAAAGTCTTACCTGTGTTAAAGTCTTACCTGAGTTAAAGTCTTACCCGAGTTAAAGTCTCACCTGAGTTAAAGTCTTANNNNNNNNNNNNNNTTACCTGTGTTAAAGTCTCACCTGAGTTAAAGTCTTACCTGTGTTAAAGTCTTACCTGTGTTAAAGTCTCACCTGTGTTAAAGTCTTACCTGAGTTAATGTCTCACCTGAGTTAAAGTCTTACTTGACNNNNNNNNNNNNNNNNNNNNNNNNNNNNNNNNNNNNNNNNNNNNNNNNNNNNNNNNNNNNNNNNNNNNNNNNNNNNNNNNNNNNNNNNNNNNNNNNNNNNNNNNNNNNNNNNNNNNNNNNNNNNNNNNNNNNNNNNNNNNNNNNNNNNNNNNNNNNNNNNNNNNNNNNNNNNNNNNNNNNNNNNNNNNNNNNNNNNNNNNNNNNNNNNNTTACCTGTGTTAAAGTCTTACCTGAGTTAAAGTCTTACCTGAGTTAAAGTCTCACCTGTGTTAAAGTCTCACCTGTGTTAAAGTCTTACCTGAGTTAATGTCTTACCCAAGTTAAAGTCTCACCCGAGTTAAAGTCTTACCCGAGTTGACGTCTTACCCGAGTTAAAGTCTTACCCGAGTTAAAGTCTTacctgtgtatctgtgtgatgAGAGCGAGCTCTGAGTTGCACGTCCTGTCGCTGCTGATATCCGTGTCAGCTGAGAGAAAGCTGCAGACTCCTTAAATACCGGAGAGGACAAACCGGACGGACCGGTCCACCTCGCGCTGCTCGATCCCTCGTCACAGAAACCAGCGGAGAAACCGGGGGCTGGGCCCTGACATTTACACATTGTTGTCCTAAAAGCACAAAGCTCTGGGTGTAACCGTGCTGTTGCTTTATTAAAACAAGGCACCCCAGGTTTCTACAACCTTTCAATTAAATAATACCGACCTCATTGATGGGATGGCAGACGCATGTAGGAGCATGATGAACTGGTCTGTCCTGGTTCTTAAACTCTGAAACGGGACATAAAGTGAAAGTCAAGCTTCGTATGTTTTAGAAATATTATGGAGgaaataatcaatattttgtcTGTGGCTGCAGGAATCAGACGTGTAAAATAATTAACTTTTTAAACCCGTTAAAATAGAAAATCtgcacttttgttgacgctttttaaatcaatgttttttttactttttcttacatttttatcccatttttcaacacttttgacactaactttttttttacgtttaacactgacttattaattttaatttcacagttaatttgggaatttatggtcaataaacctcatttataggaaattatacctaatgtttggttagaaaagcagaattagGACTTATTTAGATCAATTAAGGAACTGGATGTTGCTGAAatccagactggaatatgtcaacttttactcaacactatttcaaaaacacttcaatttgttttacaatgccatgaaattgaataagacccaaaattaatgaaagtagagatttgtacttggcaaagggCGTTGGAATNNNNNNNNNNNNNNNNNNNNNNNNNNNNNNNNNNNNNNNNNNNNNNNNNNNNNNNNNNNNNNNNNNNNNNNNNNNNNNNNNNNNNNNNNNNNNNNNNNNNNNNNNNNNNNNNNNNNNNNNNNNNNNNNNNNNNNNNNNNNNNNNNNNNNNNNNNNNNNNNNNNNNNNNNNNNNNNNNNNNNNNNNNNNNNNNNNNNNNNNNNNNNNNNNNNNNNNNNNNNNNNNNNNNNNNNNNNNNNNNNNNNNNNNNNNNNNNNNNNNNNNNNNNNNNNNNNNNNNNNNNNNNNNNNNNNNNNNNNNNNNNNNNNNNNNNNNNNNNNNNNNNNNNNNNNNNNNNNNNNNNNNNNNNNNNNNNNNNNNNNNNNNNNNNNNNNNNNNNNNNNNNNNNNNNNNNNNNNNNNNNNNNNNNNNNNNNNNNNNNNNNNNNNNNNNNNNNNNNNNNNNNNNNNNNNNNNNNNNNNNNNNNNNNNNNNNNNNNNNNNNNNNNNNNNNNNNNNNNNNNNNNNNNNNNNNNNNNNNNNNNNNNNNNNNNNNNNNNNNNNNNNNNNNNNNNNNNNNNNNNNNNNNNNNNNNNNNNNNNNNNNNNNNNNNNNNNNNNNNNNNNNNNNNNNNNNNNNNNNNNNNNNNNNNNNNNNNNNNNNNNNNNNNNNNNNNNNNNNNNNNNNNNNNNNNNNNNNNNNNNNNNNNNNNNNNNNNNNNNNNNNNNNNNNNNNNNNNNNNNNNNNNNNNNNNNNNNNNNNNNNNNNNNNNNNNNNNNNNNNNNNNNNNNNNNNNNNNNNNNNNNNNNNNNNNNNNNNNNNNNNNNNNNNNNNNNNNNNNNNNNNNNNNNNNNNNNNNNNNNNNNNNNNNNNNNNNNNNNNNNNNNNNNNNNNNNNNNNNNNNNNNNNNNNNNNNNNNNNNNNNNNNNNNNNNNNNNNNNNNNNNNNNNNNNNNNNNNNNNNNNNNNNNNNNNNNNNNNNNNNNNNNNNNNNNNNNNNNNNNNNNNNNNNNNNNNNNNNNNNNNNNNNNNNNNNNNNNNNNNNNNNNNNNNNNNNNNNNNNNNNNNNNNNNNNNNNNNNNNNNNNNNNNNNNNNNNNNNNNNNNNNNNNNNNNNNNNNNNNNNNNNNNNNNNNNNNNNNNNNNNNNNNNNNNNNNNNNNNNNNNNNNNNNNNNNNNNNNNNNNNNNNNNNNNNNNNNNNNNNNNNNNNNNNNNNNNNNNNNNNNNNNNNNNNNNNNNNNNNNNNNNNNNNNNNNNNNNNNNNNNNNNNNNNNNNNNNNNNNNNNNNNNNNNNNNNNNNNNNNNNNNNNNNNNNNNNNNNNNNNNNNNNNNNNNNNNNNNNNNNNNNNNNNNNNNNNNNNNNNNNNNNNNNNNNNNNNNNNNNNNNNNNNNNNNNNNNNNNNNNNNNNNNNNNNNNNNNNNNNNNNNNNNNNNNNNNNNNNNNNNNNNNNNNNNNNNNNNNNNNNNNNNNNNNNNNNNNNNNNNNNNNNNNNNNNNNNNNNNNNNNNNNNNNNNNNNNNNNNNNNNNNNNNNNNNNNNNNNNNNNNNNNNNNNNNNNNNNNNNNNNNNNNNNNNNNNNNNNNNNNNNNNNNNNNNNNNNNNNNNNNNNNNNNNNNNNNNNNNNNNNNNNNNNNNNNNNNNNNNNNNNNNNNNNNNNNNNNNNNNNNNNNNNNNNNNNNNNNNNNNNNNNNNNNNNNNNNNNNNNNNNNNNNNNNNNNNNNNNNNNNNNNNNNNNNNNNNNNNNNNNNNNNNNNNNNNNNNNNNNNNNAGCTgtccatcatctatctatctaatccagcatctatctatcattcctatctagctatctatctgcTGTCGCATcttattatctatctatctatctatctatcttctatcttctatctatctatcgatctagcTAATTAGCTACATTTCAGCTATCTTCtaatctatctactatctagctactctgtcctctatctatctatctaatgcTATCTATCACTATTATCTATATACTATCAtcatcttatctatctatctatctagatctATATACTACTATCTACTCTCAATCTCGCTGTCCTCTATCTATCATTATACTATATTATCACGATCTCtatctttatctatctatctatctatctatcgatctcgTACTGGCATCTTCTATCTATGCGGCATACTCTATCTATCGACTCATATCTAGCTATTCCTATCTGCTCATCTCATCTATCTCTGCTATCTTTATCTATCATCTGTCCATCGGTATCTACCattatctatctctctattatgtatctatctatatcgTCCCTATCTATTACAATCTagtctctatctatctatcgattgTCCATATATTGCTATCTATCTCAGCTTATATCTCTtattactatctatctatctatctactatcttaTCTCCTGACTTATCATCTCTCTAATTCTATTATCTACTACTCtactatctacatatctatctattctatctacaTATCTCCTCTTCTATCATCGTGATCGATCTATCTGTCTATGCTTTCTTTTGTCCGGTGCAGCTACCAAAAGGATTTATAAAAGGTTCCTCGGGTGATTGTGAGGAAGGAGAGGTTATTATCGCTCTCCAGACTCTGCGATACCCCCGTCAGTGAACCCACCTGCAAGGATAAACCAACCTGCAGCGATAACCCACCTGCAGGAAAACCCAACCACCCTGCAGATACCACCTGCCGGATAACCACCTGCAATCAACCccctagatagatagatagatagatagatagatagatagatagatagatattgatccaaTAAATGGGAAGTGTTCCAGCAGTAAAATCGGTCACACAGtacagatatatataaataagataaaatactaggatacaatatacgtGAAATAATAACAGGATAAAATAGAAGAACTAATATTGTAATAAATAGAAGTTGGGAATACAACaatgtgcaactgtttaaaTAGTGATGACAAACACGTAAAACCTATTGTGCAGGTTACATTAGTGCAGTGTTGTGATGGCGGTTTACTAAAGTAGATATTGTTATTGCAAACTGAAATTAAGTATTGAATCTCGTCGTCTCCCTACGTACTTTCTCAACTAATTTTAGCTTTTTCTAGTGGGTTTTTTGCCCGTTTTCGTCTCTTCTTCTATGGTATGTAGTTGCCTAACTTCCTGTAACTGGTCCGAACCATCCAACAAGTGTTTCCATACAGCAAACGAACCGGACCAAGGTTTGGTTTGATCCGGACCGAGGCCCCCCTTTTTCAATCTGACCAAAAACGTGGTCTTTGGATTCAGACCGTGGTCCGTGGACCTTTCTCACCTGCAACTGGGGTCCGAACCAAACTGAAAAGCCCAAAAGGCCGGAGGACCAAAACAAGgaaggtgtgaaaacgccctcaGACAAGAGTAAAAACGACTCCAACCAAAGTGAATcgcagggagacaaacaacgacgctttaaaacatcagaatccaggttaacgagggttaaaagctgCAGAAAACAGGTGCGACTCTCTAGCTTAGGACTTCAAGGTTCTTTTGTACTCAACAGAAAcgtaaaaaaatgacaaatattgaaagaaaagcgtcaaaagtgatgaaaaaatagaatagtattgagtaaaagttgacatattccagtctgtgattatccatcaacatccgcCAGCAACTCCAGTTCCTTTAGTTTAGTCCTAAATAATTCCCGAATGTCTGCGTTTCTAACTCAACTTAGGTAtactttcctataaatgagggttTTTGACCATCAATACCAATAAAATAACTGTAGTAACTAAAGATTGATGAGTGAgtttttaacagtgtttttgaaaacgtgaaaaatgtgacaacattgaaaaaaaagatcaaaagtgATGAGTTTCCATTTTGGGCGGGAAGACACACAAGGTTGAAAGCCAATTTCAAAATGCGttcccacaaaacaaaaaaaactgaatgtaaCATTAACGGAGATTCTGACCAAACCACCTCCCTTTTGAGTCATTACCTCCCCAAAATAGACCCCACTTACCCGCGGATTACCGCTCCTCTTTATCTCTTTCCGTACCTACGCACCTGGCATATTAATTCGGGCCCCTTGGACACTTCTCTCGaccttttttccacattttcagGCTTCAACACATAAAGATTTAAAACTGTACTTGTTTTGTCACAGCATTCAACAACAAGTGCAGGCACACAATCCAGATCAACGAGGCGTAAAAGGAATTGTTAAAACTCTTAGTATTGATAGTAATCAACTGACAGCTGACCCCTATCCCGGACTTCTGGTCTTTTGCTACTCACACAACGTCAGGAAACAACAAGTCTTGTACCCAAAGTTCTTCGTTTGTctacttaaaaacaaatgtcaaacacagaaaatacaaattcCCTCACCTGCCAATTTGGTTCGAACCATCGGAAAACAGTCCAAAAGGCAAACCACCGAGGTGTGTGAAAACTCCCTCAGACAATCGGACCATGCTAACAATTCTGATAAGAAACGATCATTACCCAAAATCACTTCGCACTTACCTCCTGAATTTACGCTCTCTTTACTCTTTTCCAGTAACTACAGCACTTGCATAGTTGCGGCCCCTTGAaactttttccacctttttcCACAtgtcaggcttcaaacataaagatttaaaaacgtcattttttttgtgaagaaatCAACACAAGGGCATGACACATAACAATCAACAGAGCGTACAGAGTATTGTTAAACTCTTATTATTGGATATTTATCAACGTGACAGCGGACCCACTATCTCAGGACTCTGATTTCTTTTGTACCTCAACACAAAACGTCATAACAAAAAGTGCTTGAATCCAAATTCTTCGGTTGTCTACTTAAACAAATGTCCAAAAACCTTAAAAATCAAATTCTTTGACCGTTTGCCACATTGTCGCTTCAACATAAAGATCGTAACTAGTAATTTTTCTTGTGAAGATCAACAACCATTGACACAATCAGGAGTGGAATGGATAATTTAGTGGATATTTCcaacttttaatacattttcaaagaTTTATTAAATAACTATATCTTAGGATATTTATCTACGTGACTCGACCCACTACTCAGGACTTCTGAGTTCTTTTGTTCATCAAACCCAAACGCAGTAACAAAGGCTTGAATCTTCgttttttacaaaatgcaattttgtaTTATCGATCAGGGGCtttgtttggttgttgttttgtattgttCTGTGTTATATTCCCTGATCTGGTGCTTGTGTCTGTTCGTGCCCCGTCCTGtgtcccctgagtgtctgtgtgttctgtttcggctgttttattttgaagtcactGGTTCTTGTCTTGTCCTGTATTTTGTTCTaattcctgtgtcttcccgcgcTTTGTTGCTCACATTTGAGTTTTTCCCCCTGCTTCCCTCCCTCTTGTCCATCTGTGCCTCTCGAGAATCGTTGCGTCGTTACCCTTGCTACCCTCGCTACATCGTTCCTCTTTACTCGGCTCTCGCTCCCACTCGTACCTCTTTACACCTCTTCCTCgctaccttgtgtatttaattcTGTGCTTTCCTTGTCCTCTTTTCACCCTCCTCTTCGTACCCCGAGTGCTCTTGCCTCGTTACCCAGTCACTAACCAGTCGTTCACCTCGTCTACCCATCGTTACcttgtatttaatgtctgtttattcCCTTgtcctcttgtcacctgcctctcctACCCGGATTGTGGTACCCCCCCTCGTTACCATCCACTAGGAATACAAATCGTTACCCTCGCTACcgctttaccttgtgtattgtAATGTTCTGTACTTCCCTTTCTCCTTGTCACCTCCTCGCGTTACCCGCGTGCCCTCGTACCCTCACTAACCGTCGTTACCCCCTCGCTACGCATTACCTTGTGATTTAATGTCCTGTGCTTCCCTGTCTCTGTCACCTCCCTCTCGCTACAGCTACCTTGTACCCTCGTACCTCACTACCGCGTACCTATCGCTACCTCTTTAACCTTGTGTATTTTAATGTCTGTACTTTCCCTTGatctcttgtcacctgcctctcgttaccctCCTCGTTGCCTC comes from the Etheostoma spectabile isolate EspeVRDwgs_2016 chromosome 13, UIUC_Espe_1.0, whole genome shotgun sequence genome and includes:
- the LOC116701124 gene encoding uncharacterized protein LOC116701124, with product MNTGSYQRYGGGASHCTQSLRTRTDQFIMLLHASAIPSMRTTMCKCQGPAPGFSAGFCDEGSSSARWTGPSGLSSPVFKESAAFSQLTRISAATGRATQSSLSSHRYTGATMTSRMVVNQPQPVMVSRESEEWSSGICDCCDDVPECCFAFWCFPCFACITSKKYGECLCLPLLDGFGLIPPITMSMRVSMRQRYRIRDTMCNDCLYSTFCGVCTWCQMSREMKRRNIPIVLVSAKHS